In Simplicispira sp. 125, one DNA window encodes the following:
- a CDS encoding efflux RND transporter periplasmic adaptor subunit, with product MTTKIGMSALVLAATALAAGGGYWYGQRQSAAHGSVQAASTVASASEKKERKVLYYRNPMGLPDTSPTPKKDPMGMDYIPVYEGEQEPDAASANQIKISTDKVQKLGVRVEAVSLRSLDKMVRAAGRIEPDERLTYAITPKFEGYVERLHVNATGQVVGKGQPLFEVYSPELVSAQREYAIAAQGLDALKGASEETQKGMRELAESGLTRLRNWDISDEQVKALTQSDTARRTLTFRSPVAGIVTEKKAVQGMRFMPGDALYQVTNLSSVWVIADVFEQDIGLVKTGTKATVRINAYPDKVFTGSITYVYPTLTAETRTVPVRVELTNAGGLLKPGMFAQVELPAASKGAVLTVPTSAVIDSGTRQIVLVQLKEGRFEPREVKVGARSEDRIEIIEGVRDGELVVTAANFLIDAESNLKAAIGGLGHTGHGTQAAPEGSASTKAVTGVGHQAEGTVEDIDTKSATATLAHGPVPSLKWPAMSMEFKVANSGLLKALKPGTAVAFEFVERGQGEWVITAARPLGKAAASPHAGHN from the coding sequence ATGACAACAAAAATCGGGATGAGCGCGCTCGTGCTGGCAGCCACGGCACTGGCTGCGGGGGGCGGCTATTGGTACGGACAACGCCAGTCTGCTGCACATGGATCCGTGCAGGCGGCATCAACTGTTGCTTCGGCAAGCGAAAAAAAGGAGCGCAAGGTCCTTTATTACCGCAATCCGATGGGTTTGCCCGATACGTCCCCCACGCCCAAGAAGGACCCGATGGGAATGGACTACATCCCTGTCTACGAAGGCGAGCAGGAGCCGGACGCCGCAAGCGCCAACCAGATCAAGATCAGCACCGACAAGGTTCAGAAACTCGGGGTGCGCGTTGAGGCGGTCAGCTTGCGCAGCCTGGACAAGATGGTGCGCGCTGCAGGCCGTATCGAACCCGACGAGCGCCTGACCTACGCCATCACCCCTAAGTTCGAGGGCTACGTCGAACGCCTGCATGTCAACGCCACCGGCCAGGTCGTTGGCAAAGGTCAGCCCTTGTTCGAGGTCTACAGCCCGGAACTGGTGTCGGCGCAACGCGAATATGCGATTGCCGCCCAAGGGCTCGACGCCTTGAAGGGCGCCAGCGAGGAAACACAGAAAGGAATGCGAGAACTCGCCGAATCGGGCCTGACGCGCCTGCGCAACTGGGACATTTCGGACGAGCAAGTGAAGGCGCTGACTCAGTCGGACACGGCGCGCCGCACCCTCACGTTTCGATCGCCGGTGGCAGGCATCGTGACCGAGAAAAAGGCGGTACAAGGCATGCGTTTCATGCCAGGCGATGCGCTCTACCAGGTCACCAACCTGTCTTCAGTGTGGGTGATAGCTGATGTGTTCGAGCAGGACATCGGCTTGGTCAAAACAGGGACAAAAGCCACGGTTCGCATCAACGCCTACCCGGACAAGGTGTTCACCGGTTCCATCACCTACGTCTATCCAACGCTCACGGCTGAAACTCGCACCGTGCCCGTGCGGGTTGAATTGACCAATGCAGGTGGGTTGCTCAAGCCGGGGATGTTCGCCCAGGTGGAGCTTCCCGCCGCCTCCAAGGGGGCCGTGCTGACGGTACCGACGTCGGCGGTGATCGACAGCGGAACACGGCAGATCGTTCTGGTGCAACTCAAGGAGGGGCGTTTCGAGCCCCGCGAGGTCAAGGTCGGCGCTCGCAGCGAAGACCGCATCGAGATCATTGAAGGGGTGCGAGATGGTGAGCTGGTGGTGACAGCGGCCAATTTCCTCATCGACGCGGAAAGCAACCTCAAAGCCGCCATCGGCGGGCTGGGGCATACAGGACACGGTACTCAAGCCGCCCCTGAAGGATCAGCAAGCACCAAGGCCGTCACCGGCGTGGGCCACCAAGCCGAAGGCACAGTAGAAGATATCGATACGAAATCCGCCACGGCAACCCTGGCGCACGGACCGGTGCCCAGCCTCAAATGGCCAGCCATGTCCATGGAGTTCAAGGTTGCGAACAGTGGCTTGCTGAAGGCGCTCAAGCCCGGCACGGCGGTGGCGTTCGAGTTCGTCGAGCGCGGCCAGGGCGAATGGGTGATCACCGCGGCCCGGCCTCTGGGCAAGGCCGCGGCCAGCCCTCACGCCGGACACAACTGA